Proteins encoded within one genomic window of Komagataella phaffii GS115 chromosome 3, complete sequence:
- a CDS encoding Translation initiation factor eIF4A, identical to Tif1p, with translation MSEGIIEIDTNLIETNYDQVVSTFDELNLKEQILRAVFAYGYEFPSAIQSRAILPIVAGRDVLAQAQSGTGKTATFAISALQRLDEKLKAAQVLILAPTRELALQIKKVVLALGMHLNISVHACIGGVDPALDVKAFNSGVQIVVGTPGRVQDMIERGAFRTENVKMVILDEADEMLSTGFKEQIYTLFTLLPSTTQVVLLSATMPQEVLEVTTKFMNNPIRILVKKDQLTLEGIKQFYVDVGEEQYKFDCLCDLYDSISVTQAVIFCNTRRKVEELTERLTAQKFTVSAIHSELSQTERDTIMQEFRTGSSRILISTDLLARGIDVQQVSLVINYDLPSNKENYIHRIGRGGRFGRKGVAINFVTSKDVEMMKEIEKFYSTQIDELPSSITDLFETEEVNES, from the coding sequence ATGTCTGAAGGTATTATTGAAATCGACACTAACTTAATCGAGACCAACTACGACCAGGTTGTCAGCACCTTCGATGAGCTGAACCTGAAGGAGCAAATCCTGAGAGCCGTTTTTGCTTACGGTTACGAGTTCCCATCTGCCATTCAATCTCGTGCCATTTTGCCAATTGTTGCTGGTCGTGATGTCTTGGCCCAAGCCCAGTCCGGTACCGGTAAGACTGCTACCTTTGCCATCTCCGCTTTGCAGAGATTGGATGAGAAGCTGAAGGCTGCCCAAGTTTTGATCTTGGCCCCAACCAGAGAGTTGGCCCTGCAGATCAAGAAGGTTGTTTTGGCCCTCGGTATGCACTTGAACATCTCTGTCCATGCCTGTATCGGTGGTGTTGACCCAGCTTTGGATGTCAAGGCCTTCAACTCCGGTGTTCAAATCGTCGTTGGTACCCCAGGTAGAGTCCAAGACATGATCGAACGTGGAGCTTTCAGAACTGAGAACGTCAAGATGGTCATTTTGGATGAGGCCGATGAGATGTTGTCCACTGGATTCAAGGAGCAAATCTACACCTTGTTCACATTGTTACCATCCACTACACAGGTTGTTCTTCTATCCGCCACCATGCCTCAAGAGGTGTTGGAGGTTACCACCAAGTTCATGAACAACCCTATTCGTATCTTGGTCAAGAAGGACCAATTGACCTTGGAAGGTATTAAGCAATTCTACGTCGACGTCGGTGAAGAACAATACAAGTTCGACTGTCTGTGTGATCTGTACGACTCCATCTCCGTCACCCAGGCCGTTATCTTCTGTAACACCAGACGAAAGGTCGAGGAGTTGACTGAGCGTTTGACCGCCCAGAAGTTCACCGTCTCTGCTATCCACTCTGAGCTGTCACAAACCGAGAGAGACACCATCATGCAAGAGTTCAGAACCGGTTCTTCCAGAATCTTAATCTCCACCGACTTGCTGGCCAGAGGTATCGATGTCCAACAAGTCTCATTGGTTATCAACTACGACTTACCATCTAACAAGGAAAACTACATCCACAGAATCGGTAGAGGTGGTCGTTTCGGTAGAAAGGGTGTTGCTATCAACTTCGTCACCAGCAAGGACGTTGAGATGATGAAGGAGATCGAGAAGTTCTACTCTACCCAAATCGACGAGTTGCCATCTTCCATCACTGACTTGTTTGAGACTGAGGAAGTTAATGAGTCTTAG
- a CDS encoding 40S ribosomal protein S21, with the protein MENDNGELVELYVPRKCSATNRIIKAKDHASVQINIANVDEEGRAIRGDNTTFALSGYVRSRGEADDSLNRLAQQAGLLKNVWSYSR; encoded by the exons ATGGAAAACGACAACGGTGAATTG GTTGAACTTTACGTTCCACGCAAGTGCTCTGCCACCAACAGAATTATCAAGGCTAAAGACCACGCCTCCGTTCAAATTAACATTGCTAACGTTGATGAGGAAGGACGTGCCATCAGAGGAGACAACACCACTTTCGCTCTCTCCGGTTACGTTAGATCCAGAGGTGAGGCTGACGActctttgaacagattgGCTCAACAAGCGGGTCTGTTGAAGAACGTCTGGTCCTACTCCCGTTAA
- a CDS encoding Long-chain base-1-phosphate phosphatase with specificity for dihydrosphingosine-1-phosphate: MQVRAHNIPQTHLETLPVPAAKDLSHTSSVDAGCRPSEYYRSRLSPVRFASRQLILSLVEKETEPLGRWQAKVRTPLLDAYFSLTATLGSHTFYVLMLPIPVWFGYFKLARDLVFILGFGIYFSGLLKDYLCLPRPKSPPLHRITRSHYTAQEYGCPSSHSANAISVTLTLATYWYHYSYTYSTLFNTVSIIFGLIYLVSLVLGRLYCGMHGFVDVGSGLVIGISCFLIRHLTSDIWDHIVFQTGWFSPVLVLVFYYSLIYFHVKPIDDCPCFEDSVAFVGVLTGMELGQWALFQTSNAITIEDFDFRYNVIVPFSWTHLGPFFTLARLVIGVSTIVIWKAISKPLLTRLLSPITPHRASHHCKALQSRTHVYIFVRLAVYAGISTLTVWMNVLFTLFGLDSSLSGPLDKYT, translated from the coding sequence ATGCAAGTGAGAGCACACAACATCCCACAGACTCATCTAGAGACGTTACCGGTTCCCGCTGCTAAAGATCTCTCTCATACGAGTTCTGTCGATGCCGGGTGTCGTCCATCTGAGTACTACCGTTCCCGGTTGTCCCCCGTGCGATTTGCTTCCCGTCAACTGATTCTATCTCTAGTCGAGAAAGAGACAGAACCCTTAGGAAGATGGCAGGCAAAAGTTAGGACCCCTCTGTTGGACGCATATTTTTCTCTTACGGCAACGCTTGGGAGTCACACCTTTTATGTGTTAATGCTGCCGATACCTGTCTGGTTTGGCTATTTCAAGTTGGCTCGGGATCTGGTGTTCATATTAGGATTCGGTATATATTTTTCAGGCCTACTGAAAGATTACTTATGTCTACCAAGACCCAAATCTCCTCCGCTACATCGAATCACACGCAGCCATTATACTGCTCAAGAGTACGGCTGTCCCTCAAGTCACAGTGCCAACGCCATTTCTGTGACTCTAACGTTGGCAACATATTGGTACCATTATAGTTACACTTACAGCACACTGTTCAATACAGTCAGCATTATATTCGGGTTGATTTACCTTGTTTCATTGGTCCTGGGAAGGTTATACTGTGGTATGCACGGTTTTGTCGATGTCGGGTCGGGACTCGTAATCGGCATATCATGTTTTCTGATAAGGCATCTGACTTCTGATATATGGGATCACATAGTCTTTCAAACAGGTTGGTTTAGTCCGGTTTTAGTGTTAGTGTTCTACTACTCACTTATCTATTTTCATGTTAAACCTATAGATGATTGCCCATGCTTTGAGGATAGTGTTGCCTTTGTGGGAGTTTTAACGGGAATGGAATTAGGACAATGGGCATTGTTTCAGACTTCAAACGCAATTACAATTGAGGATTTTGATTTCCGATACAATGTAATCGTCCCCTTCAGCTGGACTCATCTAGGCCCATTTTTCACTTTGGCTCGGTTAGTTATCGGTGTTTCCACAATTGTCATCTGGAAAGCGATATCTAAGCCGCTTCTCACGCGGCTGTTGTCTCCCATCACGCCGCACCGCGCTTCACACCATTGCAAAGCATTACAATCCCGAACACACGTGTATATTTTCGTTCGGCTAGCTGTGTATGCTGGAATTTCCACACTCACGGTTTGGATGAACGTATTGTTTACCCTTTTTGGACTGGACTCTTCTCTATCCGGCCCTCTAGATAAATATACTTGA
- a CDS encoding Essential ATP-binding protein required for DNA replication, component of the pre-replicative complex — MNSPPVTPQKKRILTEINGLPTPKRTKVKERHATTVYSQVKTVFQRGSLPDIDTDGYSLHGRSKEANILKSFLEKGLADLESNSLYISGPPGTGKTAQLNAVLAYLFPKKSGTFNTYQIEKNGQSISRLLSVSKINCMTINRPDEIYHSIYRQIQSCNIFHDAKCSSEQLEKILSDEDVADMHIIVLDELDNLIAKNQRVLFQLFSWASHLTGAGGPRLILIGIANALDLTDRFIPRLKTNGISPNLLQFHPYNGDQIKTIITKKIQCLPHRNTNQIIHPAALQLCARKASSSTGDLRKAFDVLYQSIELAEASAKRKMDPIKFANLQLHEIPPITVAEIAKAFNASNLGKGKQFLAKLNIQQKTILCALSKCSGNKSITINSLYEFYKTKIDFDPLTGSLKKTEFIDILSMLESHGVISMGNNSSRLSNVGNSKVACITAEHEIRSSIQNLPLLEKIMNG, encoded by the coding sequence ATGAATAGTCCTCCAGTGACTCCACAGAAGAAGCGTATTCTTACTGAGATCAATGGTCTTCCCACGCCAAAGAGAACGAAGGTCAAAGAGCGACATGCCACTACTGTCTACTCTCAGGTCAAAACCGTTTTCCAGAGAGGGTCCTTACCAGACATCGACACCGACGGATATTCTCTCCATGGCAGATCAAAAGAGGCCAATATTCTAAAGAGCTTCTTGGAGAAAGGCCTTGCGGACTTGGAAAGCAATTCCTTGTACATCTCCGGACCTCCAGGAACGGGTAAGACAGCTCAACTCAATGCCGTGCTAGCCTATCTTTTCCCAAAGAAATCCGGAACCTTCAACACGtatcaaattgaaaagaacgGGCAATCGATCAGCAGATTACTGTCTGTCTCCAAAATAAACTGCATGACTATCAACAGACCAGACGAAATCTACCACAGCATTTACCGACAAATTCAGAGTTGCAACATTTTCCATGACGCTAAATGTTCATCCGAGCAACTTGAGAAGATCCTAAGTGATGAGGATGTCGCCGATATGCATATCATTGTTCTGGATGAACTTGATAACTTGATCGCTAAGAATCAACGGGTCTTATTTCAACTATTCTCCTGGGCTTCTCACTTAACGGGTGCAGGTGGTCCCAGGTTGATTCTAATAGGGATAGCAAACGCGTTGGACCTGACTGACAGATTTATACCGAGGTTGAAGACTAACGGCATCAGTCCAAACTTATTACAATTTCACCCATATAATGGTGACCAGATAAAGACGATCATCaccaaaaaaatacaatGTCTACCTCACAGAAACACAAACCAGATTATACATCCTGCTGCACTGCAATTATGTGCACGTAAGGCCTCTTCAAGCACAGGTGATTTGAGAAAAGCCTTCGATGTCCTCTACCAATCGATAGAGTTAGCAGAGGCTTcagcaaaaagaaagatggATCCCATAAAGTTTGCCAACCTCCAACTGCATGAAATTCCTCCCATAACAGTTGCGGAGATAGCCAAGGCCTTCAATGCCTCAAACTTGGGAAAAGGTAAGCAGTTTCTGGCCAAACTAAACATACAACAGAAAACTATTCTATGTGCTCTGAGCAAATGCTCTGGGAACAAAAGCATCACGATTAACTCTTTATACGAGTTCTACAAGACAAAAATTGATTTTGATCCATTGACTGGGtcgttgaagaagactGAGTTCATCGACATCCTATCGATGTTGGAAAGTCATGGAGTTATCTCCATGGGGAACAATTCCTCTAGATTATCTAATGTTGGAAACTCAAAAGTTGCTTGTATAACTGCAGAGCATGAGATCCGATCCAGTATCCAGAATTTGcctcttttggagaagataATGAATGGATAG
- a CDS encoding Subunit of the Set3C deacetylase complex that interacts directly with the Set3C subunit, with translation MPPLDSNRGNNNPPRDYRRKYESEPVSSNGPRKHSGSSYVERDSHGYHRGSGSNGYYPSKKDFRPTSNGSSQGYSGYNNGYYGSYNNRYREPLPERRSIGESYKPRSNDRIPKDSRYRQQPMIRDYRDSRPYWNNRAGSTERISSSVPSSSRYYNEDSGYGALKKPQSSYAERNNRSSDSPSYGAYSGKLNTLTNKNLESPISSEVSTPRLSTRPSFASASELETKEESKVTRKEAIKEEQEKTVIPTTEEETEKPSLEKVRSTEHANEKSPVSKAVEEPVKMDEKAEIDNPILEQVKLEVNPDVKPDIPQTDTTKEDQLIKPSEHICQKTLDQIDITQPTDTTSAQTETLQPKVDSITSELKIDIKIDNTNINKEPETQPETLYRIPKIEGCIFPMNKLEDKFWSLQTRPKAKVLEHQWYLNDKKIENFTEYPFYIDNLLLHINVLSPTIEKFLQIKDKSVLKKRARLTEEFFSRARQWRQRRHKMDEQLNKLHSKEAAPPIQREEEPDTSRELKPSRRSRHGDFVGTEAEFQEILESLEREKEKDPLYVAQKGAAVIPEMILDPIERETLRFINTNNLITDKDRWAQRIKTDPIDTFTEKEHEMFVEAYIHHPKKFGRISAALGGLRTPEECVLHYYRTKKTKTNFKQVLASRKKGRGKPPRRNKVVLEKKAKTFQEDSDVKLTPEPMKRKRISSSASLNGSEVKKPRGNRAQEQTTTSEELQRKKPHLSSYWSVQEVKMFKVLFGEHGEKWDTISSIMKSKSSTMVKNFYQKKMREDTKKDDEYQTVTDNLETIENTKTPDQVEITTPKVESPENETPTYDLPHISTFYTGNVDQKKQVQEAEETIPHSKVPSIMNLLND, from the coding sequence ATGCCTCCGCTGGATTCCAACCGTGGGAACAACAACCCACCTCGTGATTACAGGCGAAAATATGAAAGTGAGCCAGTCAGTTCAAATGGGCCCAGAAAGCATTCTGGCTCTAGTTACGTAGAAAGGGATAGTCATGGCTACCACAGAGGAAGTGGGAGTAATGGATATTACCCCTCAAAGAAGGATTTCAGACCCACCAGCAACGGCTCAAGCCAAGGGTACTCTGGTTACAATAATGGTTACTACGGGTCATACAACAACAGATACAGGGAACCCTTACCAGAGAGGAGGTCTATTGGAGAGTCTTATAAACCCCGTTCTAATGATCGCATACCCAAGGACTCCAGATATAGACAACAACCGATGATAAGGGATTATCGTGATAGCAGGCCCTACTGGAACAACAGAGCCGGCTCTACTGAGAGAATATCTTCATCGGTGCCTTCGTCTTCTAGGTATTATAATGAGGATTCTGGATATGGTGCGTTGAAAAAGCCACAATCTTCTTACGCTGAAAGGAATAACAGGTCATCAGACAGTCCCAGTTATGGAGCTTACTCGGGCAAGTTGAACACATTAACAAACAAGAATTTGGAGTCACCCATATCCTCTGAAGTTTCTACACCAAGACTATCTACCCGTCCATCATTTGCAAGCGCTTCCGAACTTGagaccaaagaagaatcgAAGGTTACTAGGAAAGAGGCGATAAAAGAGgaacaagaaaagacaGTGATACCCACAACCGaggaagaaactgaaaaacCTTCTCTGGAGAAGGTTAGATCAACAGAGCATGCTAACGAGAAGTCACCTGTTTCCAAGGCTGTAGAAGAACCAGTAAAAATGGATGAAAAGGCAGAGATCGATAATCCTATTCTAGAGCAGGTTAAACTTGAGGTCAATCCGGATGTTAAACCTGATATCCCACAAACAGATACCACCAAAGAGGATCAATTAATAAAACCATCAGAGCACATTTGTCAGAAGACTTTGGACCAAATAGATATTACTCAGCCGACGGATACTACTTCTGCTCAAACAGAGACTCTCCAGCCCAAGGTTGATAGCATTACTTCCGAATTGAAAATCGACATCAAGATCGACAACACCAACATAAACAAAGAACCTGAAACACAGCCTGAAACACTTTACCGAATCCCCAAAATCGAGGGATGTATATTCCCAATGAACAAACTAGAAGATAAATTCTGGAGCTTACAAACAAGGCCCAAAGCCAAGGTCTTAGAGCATCAATGGTACTTGAATGAtaagaaaattgaaaactttaCAGAGTATCCCTTTTATATTGACAACTTGCTACTTCACATTAACGTACTCAGTCCAACTATCGAAAAGTTTCTACAAATTAAAGACAAATCAGttctgaagaaaagagCTCGATTAACCGAGGAGTTCTTTTCAAGGGCAAGGCAATGGCGCCAAAGACGTCATAAGATGGACGAACAGCTTAATAAACTACattccaaagaagctgcTCCTCCTAtacaaagagaagaagaaccGGATACATCAAGAGAGCTGAAACCCTCGAGGAGATCCCGTCATGGAGATTTTGTTGGTACAGAGGCCGAATTCCAAGAGATTTTAGAAAGCCTggagagagaaaaagaaaaagatccTTTGTATGTGGCTCAAAAAGGTGCTGCAGTCATACCTGAGATGATATTGGatccaattgaaagagaaacgTTACGGTTCATAAATACAAATAATCTGATAACAGATAAAGATCGTTGGGCCCAGAGAATAAAGACAGACCCAATTGATACTTTTACTGAGAAGGAGCATGAAATGTTTGTGGAAGCTTATATTCACCATCCTAAGAAGTTTGGACGTATATCTGCTGCTTTGGGTGGTTTGCGAACCCCAGAAGAATGTGTTTTACATTATTACCGaacaaagaaaactaaAACTAATTTCAAACAAGTATTGGCTAGTAGGAAAAAAGGAAGAGGCAAACCTCCTCGTCGAAATAAAGTTGTgcttgaaaagaaagcaaagacatttcaagaagataGTGATGTGAAGCTAACACCTGAACCCATGAAACGTAAaagaatttcatcatctgcGTCGTTGAATGGTTCAGAGGTGAAGAAGCCTCGTGGCAACCGAGCACAAGAGCAAACAACCACTTCAGAAGAacttcaaaggaagaagcCACATTTATCAAGCTATTGGAGTGTTCAAGAAGTAAAGATGTTCAAGGTTTTGTTTGGAGAACACGGCGAGAAGTGGGATACGATATCGTCCATAATGAAAAGCAAATCTTCTACCATGGTGAAAAATTTCTATCAGAAAAAGATGAGAGAGGATACCAAGAAGGACGACGAATATCAAACTGTTACCGATAATTTGGAAACTATAGAGAATACGAAGACACctgatcaagttgaaataACTACTCCCAAGGTGGAGAGCccagaaaatgaaactCCAACTTATGATTTGCCACACATCAGCACATTTTACACCGGCAACGTTGACCAAAAGAAGCAAGTGCAGGAAGCTGAAGAGACTATTCCACATTCAAAGGTACCTTCCATTATGAACTTATTAAACGATTGA
- a CDS encoding Fatty acid elongase gives MSILSFDKPFGIELWPIFDTFASKATHGAFVPSEFEFVAGKLPLSTLEPVLYSIAAYYFIVFGGYYFIKKLELKPLVLNALFSAHNLFLTTASLVLLTLMVEQLVPIIYHHGLFYAICNTRAWTQELVTLYYLNYLIKFVEFIDTFFLVVKQKKLTFLHTYHHGATALLCYTQLVGVTSISWVPISLNLGVHVVMYWYYFLASRGIRVWWKEWVTRFQIMQFILDLGFVYFASYQKFAYTYFKDVLPYCGDCAGTMVAAVSGCAILSSYLVLFIAFYIEVYRKQGKKSRYVKKVRGGVAAKVNEYVLLEDKQLASGASSRSSSPVTRNLRSRKA, from the coding sequence ATGTCCATTCTCTCATTTGATAAGCCCTTTGGCATCGAACTATGGCCCATTTTCGATACTTTTGCCTCTAAAGCCACCCACGGTGCTTTTGTTCCTTCCGAGTTTGAGTTTGTTGCTGGAAAACTGCCTTTATCCACTCTGGAACCAGTATTGTACAGCATTGCCGCGTACTACTTTATCGTCTTCGGTGGCTATTATTTTATTAAGAAGCTGGAGCTAAAGCCACTAGTTTTAAATGCGTTGTTTTCTGCTCACAACTTGTTTTTAACTACTGCTTCTTTGGTGCTGTTAACTTTGATGGTTGAACAGCTCGTTCCTATTATTTACCACCATGGACTTTTCTATGCTATTTGCAACACTAGGGCTTGGACTCAAGAGCTTGTCACTTTGTACTACCTGAATTACCTGATCAAGTTCGTAGAGTTTATTGACACATTCTTTTTGGTTGTCAAACAGAAAAAGCTGACATTTTTACACACTTACCACCACGGTGCTACTGCTTTGCTATGTTACACTCAGTTGGTTGGTGTCACTTCCATCTCTTGGGTCCCAATCTCCCTGAATCTGGGTGTCCACGTTGTCATGTACTGGTATTACTTTCTGGCTTCGAGAGGTATCCGTGTATGGTGGAAGGAATGGGTCACTAGATTTCAAATTATGCAATTTATTTTGGATCTTGGATTTGTTTATTTTGCCAGTTACCAAAAGTTTGCCTACACTTATTTCAAGGACGTTCTGCCATACTGTGGTGACTGTGCTGGAACCATGGTAGCCGCTGTGTCTGGTTGTGCCATTCTGTCGTCCTACTTGGTCCTTTTCATTGCCTTCTACATTGAAGTCTACAGAAAACAAGGTAAAAAGTCCAGATACGTTAAAAAGGTCAGAGGTGGTGTTGCTGCCAAGGTCAACGAGTATgttcttttggaagacaAACAGTTGGCATCCGGTGCTTCCTCTCGTTCCAGCTCCCCTGTGACCAGAAATTTGCGCTCTCGCAAGGCCTGA